From Borrelia duttonii Ly, the proteins below share one genomic window:
- the bdr gene encoding Bdr family repetitive protein, whose amino-acid sequence MEYMQMEPVITRQMVLNELVKAGINREIADDLSYRYYKNELTTKDLQYLESNFNLKLEILERGLKAEIRELDTKIDTVENNLNIKIDTKFTELDNKIDIIENNLKSDIKELDNKIDKVRDELKSDISLVRKDMEVNKMELDTKIDKFASDVKGTFKLHAWMFGTIITINVGIFLALISMLYALFIK is encoded by the coding sequence ATGGAGTATATGCAAATGGAACCTGTAATTACTAGGCAGATGGTATTAAATGAGCTTGTAAAAGCAGGTATTAATAGAGAGATTGCAGACGATTTATCTTATAGATATTATAAAAATGAGCTTACTACTAAAGATCTTCAATATTTAGAAAGTAATTTTAACCTTAAACTGGAAATATTAGAGCGTGGTTTAAAGGCTGAGATTAGAGAACTTGATACTAAGATTGATACCGTAGAGAATAATTTAAATATTAAGATAGATACTAAATTTACAGAACTTGATAACAAAATAGATATTATTGAAAATAACTTAAAATCAGATATTAAAGAACTTGATAACAAAATCGACAAAGTAAGGGACGAATTAAAGTCAGATATTTCTCTTGTAAGAAAAGATATGGAAGTGAACAAAATGGAACTTGATACTAAGATAGATAAATTTGCATCAGATGTTAAAGGAACATTTAAATTACATGCTTGGATGTTTGGAACCATTATTACCATTAATGTAGGAATATTTCTAGCATTAATATCTATGCTATATGCATTGTTTATAAAGTAG